In the Vicinamibacterales bacterium genome, one interval contains:
- a CDS encoding ECF-type sigma factor, translating to MVALHSVAVMARPDDTPHGELTGFLRGWSDGDADAFERVLPLVYDELHRMAARYLSGERSAVSLQPTALVNELCVRLLGWDPVRWQNRAHFYGVSARMMRRVLVDIARRRAAERRGGRDAIRVPLDSVDVAAPPPGDDLLAVDRALEALAGVDPRKAQVVELRFFGGLSVDEVARALDVSPRTVHGDWTFARAWLYRALSRDRAH from the coding sequence ATGGTCGCGCTACACTCGGTCGCGGTCATGGCCCGGCCCGACGACACCCCGCACGGCGAGCTGACGGGATTCCTCCGAGGATGGAGCGACGGTGACGCCGACGCGTTCGAACGGGTGCTGCCGCTGGTGTACGACGAGCTGCACCGGATGGCGGCGCGCTACCTGTCCGGCGAACGGTCGGCGGTCAGCCTGCAGCCGACGGCGCTCGTCAACGAGCTGTGCGTCCGCCTGCTCGGATGGGACCCGGTGCGCTGGCAGAACCGCGCGCATTTCTACGGCGTGTCGGCGCGCATGATGCGCCGCGTCCTGGTCGACATCGCGCGGCGGCGCGCGGCGGAACGGCGCGGCGGGCGGGACGCGATCCGCGTGCCGCTGGACAGCGTCGACGTCGCCGCGCCGCCGCCGGGAGACGATCTGCTCGCGGTCGACCGCGCGCTCGAAGCGCTGGCCGGGGTCGACCCGCGCAAGGCCCAGGTCGTCGAGCTGCGCTTCTTCGGCGGGCTCTCGGTCGACGAGGTGGCCCGCGCGCTCGACGTGTCGCCGCGGACCGTCCACGGCGACTGGACGTTCGCGCGCGCGTGGCTGTATCGCGCGCTGAGCCGGGACCGTGCACACTGA
- a CDS encoding protein kinase, whose protein sequence is MHTDRWREIETLFSAALAQPPAARRPFVERHCADAGMRAEVVSLLEAADASRDFLSSPALDAFARQVSREGWTVRVGDRLGAYTITARIGAGGMGEVWRARDERLGRDVAIKLLLPHAADLSQRASAFEREARAAGALNHPNLLTVHDVGDHRGAPFIVMQCLDGESLRARQARDPLPLDAALHVALQVARGLAAAHARGIVHRDLKPENIFLTADGGVKLVDFGIAALAADEGVSGGTPGYVAPEQARGEPVDARADVFSFGAVLREIAPDPPAPLAALIARCVEPDRDRRAGSMPQVVGDLDAIVEQRRPPDLRLRALVRRPAVIAALAAFAALAAGAGWFQYRAAAQARWAHEVAAPEIRRLSAAGDVAAAFLLAHEARQVRPQDPVIEQLWLDVSVPIPVVLTSDPEGADVLLSTYRTPSAAWLPLGRTPLRGVRIPRGLSRIRMVKAGFEPFDGTYYPHPQMTVRLDPAGTTPAGMVRVSGGRDAVRFGDVRAVADFWIDRYEVTNRAFKAFVDGGGYRNQSYWREPFVDGGARLAWDAAIARFVDRSGKPGPATWTNGSYPEGQGDFPVGGVSWYEAAAYARYAGKALPTMYQWYRAAALGRFADILPLSNFNGAGPARVGAHAGLGTFGTFDMAGNVKEWCWNESGDRRFALGGAWDEPRYMFADYDARPPFDRAANLGFRLAKHDGPVSAAELAPASPLAHRIAKPRPPVGDDIFAVYRRQYAFDPSPLNAVVEEEERTEMWTRINVTFDAAYGGERMRAHLFLPIAGRPPYQTVVLFGGSDAFRLRSSRDMSLSSAEVLVRSGRALLYPVYKGTYERQAPELMGTNARRELRIAWYRDLARAIDYLETRPDIDRTRLAFYGTSAGGDAGVMLTALESRFKASILQGTGLQEESTPEIDLRNYAPRVRVPTLLLAGRYDFEVPYEAAQKPLFELLGPAPEHKRLVSVESGHTVPANELLGTVLPWLDRYLGPVAR, encoded by the coding sequence GTGCACACTGATCGCTGGCGCGAGATCGAGACGCTGTTCTCGGCGGCCCTGGCCCAGCCTCCGGCGGCGCGCCGGCCGTTCGTCGAACGCCACTGCGCCGACGCCGGCATGCGGGCCGAGGTCGTCTCGCTGCTGGAGGCGGCGGACGCGTCGCGGGACTTCCTGTCGTCGCCGGCGCTCGACGCGTTCGCGCGGCAGGTGTCGCGTGAGGGCTGGACGGTGCGCGTCGGCGATCGCCTCGGCGCCTACACCATCACGGCGCGCATCGGGGCGGGCGGCATGGGCGAGGTCTGGCGCGCGCGCGACGAGCGGCTCGGACGCGACGTCGCGATCAAGCTGCTGCTGCCGCATGCCGCCGACCTGAGCCAGCGGGCCAGCGCCTTCGAACGCGAGGCCCGCGCCGCCGGAGCGCTGAATCACCCCAACCTGCTGACGGTCCACGACGTCGGCGACCACCGCGGCGCGCCCTTCATCGTCATGCAATGTCTCGACGGCGAGTCGCTGCGCGCGCGCCAGGCGCGCGATCCGCTCCCGCTCGACGCGGCCCTGCACGTCGCGCTGCAGGTCGCCCGCGGACTCGCCGCCGCGCACGCCCGCGGCATCGTCCATCGCGATCTGAAGCCCGAGAACATCTTCCTGACGGCCGACGGCGGGGTGAAACTGGTGGATTTCGGAATTGCGGCGCTTGCCGCCGACGAAGGTGTGTCGGGCGGGACGCCCGGCTACGTCGCGCCGGAGCAGGCGCGCGGCGAGCCGGTGGACGCGCGCGCGGACGTCTTCTCGTTCGGCGCCGTGCTGCGCGAGATCGCCCCCGATCCGCCGGCCCCGCTCGCGGCGCTGATCGCGCGCTGCGTGGAACCCGATCGCGATCGCCGCGCGGGGTCGATGCCGCAGGTCGTCGGCGATCTCGACGCCATCGTCGAGCAGCGGCGTCCGCCGGATCTGCGCCTGCGGGCGCTGGTCCGCCGTCCCGCGGTGATCGCGGCGCTGGCGGCCTTCGCCGCGCTCGCCGCCGGGGCGGGGTGGTTCCAGTACCGCGCCGCGGCGCAGGCGCGATGGGCGCACGAGGTCGCGGCGCCCGAGATCCGCCGCCTGAGCGCCGCCGGCGACGTCGCCGCGGCGTTCCTGCTCGCGCACGAGGCACGGCAGGTCAGACCGCAGGATCCGGTGATCGAGCAGCTGTGGCTCGACGTCTCGGTGCCGATCCCGGTGGTCCTCACCAGCGATCCCGAGGGCGCCGACGTGCTGCTGTCGACGTACCGGACGCCGTCAGCCGCGTGGCTGCCGCTGGGACGTACGCCGCTGCGCGGCGTCCGCATCCCTCGCGGACTGTCGCGGATCCGCATGGTCAAGGCCGGCTTCGAGCCGTTCGACGGCACCTACTATCCGCATCCGCAGATGACGGTGCGGCTCGATCCCGCCGGGACGACGCCGGCGGGGATGGTGCGGGTCAGCGGCGGCCGCGACGCCGTGCGCTTCGGCGACGTGCGCGCCGTCGCCGATTTCTGGATCGATCGCTACGAAGTCACGAACCGCGCCTTCAAGGCGTTCGTCGATGGCGGCGGCTATCGGAATCAATCGTACTGGCGCGAGCCCTTCGTCGACGGCGGCGCCCGGCTCGCGTGGGACGCGGCGATCGCGCGGTTCGTCGATCGCAGCGGGAAACCGGGACCGGCGACGTGGACGAACGGCAGCTATCCAGAAGGACAGGGCGACTTCCCCGTCGGCGGCGTCAGCTGGTACGAAGCGGCCGCGTACGCCCGCTACGCGGGAAAGGCGCTGCCGACGATGTATCAGTGGTATCGGGCGGCGGCGCTCGGACGCTTCGCCGACATCCTTCCGCTCAGCAACTTCAACGGCGCGGGGCCCGCGCGCGTCGGCGCGCACGCCGGGCTGGGCACGTTCGGCACCTTCGACATGGCGGGCAACGTCAAGGAATGGTGCTGGAACGAGTCCGGCGATCGCCGCTTCGCGCTCGGCGGCGCGTGGGACGAGCCGCGATACATGTTCGCCGACTACGACGCGCGCCCGCCGTTCGACCGCGCGGCGAACCTGGGCTTCCGCCTGGCGAAACACGACGGGCCGGTGAGCGCGGCGGAACTGGCGCCGGCCTCGCCGCTCGCCCACCGGATCGCGAAGCCGCGGCCGCCGGTCGGCGACGACATCTTCGCCGTGTACCGCCGCCAGTACGCGTTCGATCCCTCGCCGCTCAACGCCGTCGTCGAAGAGGAAGAACGCACCGAGATGTGGACGCGCATCAACGTGACGTTCGACGCGGCCTACGGCGGCGAGCGCATGCGCGCGCACCTGTTCCTGCCGATAGCGGGCCGGCCGCCGTACCAGACGGTGGTGTTGTTCGGCGGCAGCGATGCCTTCCGCCTGCGATCGAGCCGCGACATGTCGCTGAGCTCGGCGGAAGTCCTGGTTCGCAGCGGACGCGCGCTGCTCTATCCGGTCTACAAAGGGACCTACGAGAGACAGGCGCCGGAATTGATGGGGACGAACGCGCGCCGCGAACTGCGCATTGCCTGGTATCGCGACCTGGCGCGGGCGATCGACTATCTGGAAACGCGGCCGGACATCGATCGCACGCGGCTGGCGTTCTACGGCACCAGCGCGGGCGGGGACGCCGGAGTCATGCTCACCGCGCTGGAATCACGATTCAAGGCGAGCATTCTGCAGGGCACCGGCCTGCAGGAGGAATCGACGCCGGAAATCGACCTGCGCAACTACGCGCCGCGCGTGCGCGTGCCGACGCTGCTGCTCGCCGGCCGCTACGATTTCGAAGTGCCGTACGAAGCGGCCCAGAAGCCGCTGTTCGAACTGCTCGGCCCGGCGCCGGAACACAAGCGGCTGGTCAGCGTCGAGTCGGGCCACACGGTACCGGCCAACGAACTCCTCGGCACCGTGCTTCCATGGCTGGATCGCTACCTCGGGCCGGTGGCGCGCTGA
- a CDS encoding insulinase family protein has translation MTFARLRPVRLTLLSVLVTTAAFAQAPAGRETTAESVAQYALTQQMPVDPEVALGTLPNGLRYYVRPNSRPARRAELRLVVKAGSVLEDDDQLGLAHFVEHMQFEGTKNFPKQSLTQFLQTLGMSIGADANAATSYDDTQYILRVPTDVPGALDRALLVLSDWAGGATFDQDAIDRQRGIVLSEWRMNLGAGERTVDKILRVQLQGSRYPDRRPIGRPEVIEKASRDTLMRFYRDWYRPDLMAVIVTGEIDREAVVKMITNRFSMLSSPSPARPRPVIDVPEHPGTRYAIVADRETTATAVQFSNLRPARNQGTVGGYRSIMLDQLFAAMLGERFDELAQKENAPFIRAAADRSLFRMPRTKDQAILQALVPNDGVARGLEALVTELRRVALFGFTETELARAKQERMAGYERVVAESPDRESESRADEYTRNFLQGEALPTIWQELAFHRRFLPGVTLKEINALTADWFPETNRVVIVSAPEAAGVTLPDQAQLAAVLKTAESKKLEPYVDAGAGEALMETPPARGSIVKTTARPDGITEWTLSNGATVLLKPTSLRVDQILFRATAPGGTSVASDADFVPARVADDVVSAGGVGKFSAVQLDRLLTGKSVGVTAFIGEIEQGMGGGSTPQDLETMFQLLYLRFTQPRADQAAFAAMRSQARALLANRAASPDVVFNQTIDAALSRNHPRRQPETTATVDQWNLAKSLDFYKARFADASAFRFVFVGSFTVDAIKPLVETYLASLPATHANQSWRDPGIVPPAGIVEKTVEMGIAPKSQVAIVFSGAFDYTDQNLLALRTMTLLLQSRLLDAIRQELGGTYSITATPGAEKLPKPQYSVRIEWTCDPARTQALVARVFEEIENVKGTNISREWLGRIRDVLLREYQDNIQENGYILNLIASHFANGGSPDVGPVSKMTDLIGTLTGDRIRDAARTYLKTSDYVRVTLMPAGKR, from the coding sequence ATGACCTTCGCGCGCCTCCGGCCCGTCCGCCTGACCCTCCTCTCGGTCCTCGTCACGACGGCCGCGTTCGCCCAGGCCCCGGCCGGGCGGGAGACCACCGCCGAATCGGTTGCCCAGTACGCGCTGACGCAGCAGATGCCGGTGGATCCCGAGGTCGCGCTCGGCACGCTCCCGAACGGCCTGCGCTACTACGTGCGGCCGAACTCGAGGCCGGCCCGGCGCGCGGAGCTGCGGCTCGTCGTCAAGGCGGGATCCGTCCTCGAAGACGACGACCAGCTCGGCCTCGCGCACTTCGTCGAGCACATGCAGTTCGAGGGGACGAAGAACTTCCCCAAACAGAGCCTGACGCAGTTCCTGCAGACGCTGGGCATGAGCATCGGCGCCGACGCCAACGCCGCGACGAGCTACGACGACACGCAATACATCCTGCGCGTCCCGACCGACGTGCCCGGCGCGCTCGACCGCGCGCTGCTGGTGCTCTCCGATTGGGCGGGAGGCGCGACGTTCGATCAGGACGCCATCGATCGGCAGCGCGGCATCGTCCTCTCCGAGTGGCGCATGAACCTCGGCGCCGGCGAGCGCACCGTCGACAAGATCCTGCGCGTCCAGCTCCAGGGATCGCGCTATCCGGATCGCCGCCCGATCGGCAGGCCGGAGGTCATCGAGAAGGCGTCGCGCGACACGCTGATGCGCTTCTACCGCGACTGGTATCGCCCCGACCTGATGGCGGTCATCGTCACCGGCGAGATCGATCGCGAGGCGGTCGTGAAGATGATCACGAACCGCTTCTCGATGCTGAGCAGCCCGTCGCCGGCGCGGCCGCGGCCGGTCATCGACGTCCCCGAGCATCCCGGCACGCGCTACGCGATCGTCGCCGATCGCGAGACCACGGCCACCGCCGTCCAGTTCAGCAACCTGCGGCCGGCGCGCAACCAGGGAACGGTCGGCGGCTATCGCTCGATCATGCTCGACCAGTTGTTCGCCGCGATGCTCGGCGAGCGCTTCGACGAGCTGGCGCAGAAGGAGAACGCCCCGTTCATCCGCGCGGCCGCCGATCGCAGCCTCTTCCGCATGCCGCGCACGAAGGACCAGGCGATCCTGCAGGCGCTCGTTCCCAACGACGGCGTCGCCAGGGGGCTGGAGGCGCTCGTCACCGAGCTGCGGCGCGTCGCGCTGTTCGGGTTCACCGAGACCGAGTTGGCGCGGGCGAAGCAAGAAAGGATGGCCGGCTACGAACGCGTCGTCGCCGAGAGTCCCGATCGCGAGTCCGAGAGCCGCGCCGACGAATACACCCGCAACTTCCTGCAGGGGGAGGCGCTGCCGACGATCTGGCAGGAGCTGGCGTTCCATCGCCGTTTCCTCCCCGGCGTCACGCTGAAGGAGATCAACGCGCTCACCGCCGACTGGTTCCCCGAGACCAATCGCGTCGTCATCGTCTCGGCGCCGGAGGCGGCCGGCGTCACGCTGCCCGACCAGGCGCAGCTCGCCGCGGTGTTGAAGACGGCGGAGTCGAAGAAGCTCGAGCCCTACGTCGACGCCGGCGCCGGCGAAGCGCTGATGGAGACGCCGCCCGCGCGCGGCTCGATCGTCAAGACGACGGCGCGTCCCGACGGCATCACGGAATGGACGCTGTCGAACGGCGCCACCGTGCTGCTCAAGCCGACGTCGCTGAGAGTGGATCAGATCCTCTTCCGCGCCACCGCTCCCGGGGGCACGTCGGTGGCGAGCGACGCGGACTTCGTCCCGGCGCGCGTCGCCGACGACGTGGTGTCTGCCGGCGGGGTGGGGAAGTTCAGCGCGGTGCAGCTGGATCGGCTGCTGACGGGGAAGTCGGTCGGCGTGACCGCCTTCATCGGCGAGATCGAGCAGGGCATGGGGGGCGGCAGCACGCCGCAGGATCTCGAGACGATGTTCCAGCTGCTCTACCTGCGCTTCACGCAGCCGCGCGCGGATCAGGCGGCGTTCGCCGCGATGCGCTCGCAGGCGCGGGCGCTGCTGGCCAATCGCGCGGCGAGTCCCGACGTCGTCTTCAACCAGACGATCGACGCCGCGCTCAGCCGCAATCATCCGCGGCGCCAGCCGGAGACGACCGCGACGGTGGATCAGTGGAACCTGGCGAAGTCGCTGGACTTCTACAAGGCGAGGTTCGCGGACGCGAGCGCCTTCCGGTTCGTGTTCGTCGGGAGCTTCACGGTCGACGCCATCAAGCCGCTCGTCGAGACCTACCTTGCCAGCCTGCCGGCGACGCATGCCAATCAGAGCTGGCGCGATCCGGGGATCGTGCCGCCGGCCGGGATCGTCGAGAAGACGGTCGAGATGGGGATTGCGCCGAAGAGCCAGGTGGCGATCGTCTTCTCCGGAGCGTTCGACTACACCGACCAGAACCTGCTCGCGCTGCGGACGATGACGCTGCTCCTGCAGTCGCGGCTGCTCGACGCGATCCGCCAGGAGCTCGGCGGCACCTACAGCATCACGGCCACGCCCGGCGCGGAGAAGCTGCCGAAGCCGCAGTACAGCGTGCGGATCGAGTGGACCTGCGATCCGGCGCGCACCCAGGCGCTGGTCGCGCGCGTGTTCGAGGAGATCGAGAACGTCAAGGGCACCAACATCTCCCGCGAGTGGCTCGGGCGGATCCGCGACGTGCTGCTGCGCGAGTACCAGGACAACATTCAGGAGAACGGCTACATCCTGAACCTGATCGCCAGCCACTTCGCCAACGGCGGGTCGCCCGACGTCGGTCCGGTCAGCAAGATGACCGATCTGATCGGGACGCTGACCGGCGATCGGATCCGCGATGCGGCGCGGACGTATCTGAAGACGAGCGATTACGTCCGAGTCACCCTGATGCCCGCCGGCAAACGCTAG
- a CDS encoding DUF1206 domain-containing protein yields MQKTVAAFVRLGYIAKAVVYVLVGVLALKVAVGARGGRITDQGGALYVVLGQPLGQTLLIVLAAGLLTYASWQIVRAIFGWDHHRHEGWGDRALTIVRALVYAGIGVTAMKLGFGLRAGESGPEPLVRQALQWPLGEWLIAIAGLGVGWYGLVEIRDAIQARLEPDLDAGTLRRRAGNWALQVARGGIGARGVLVLLLGVGLVRAALERRTSEASGLDRSLVILNSLPQGTVLLGLAAAGVFAYGIYQFLHARYAEV; encoded by the coding sequence GTGCAGAAGACGGTTGCCGCGTTCGTCCGTCTCGGCTACATCGCCAAGGCGGTCGTCTACGTGCTGGTGGGGGTGCTGGCGCTGAAGGTTGCGGTCGGCGCGCGCGGCGGCCGGATCACCGACCAGGGCGGCGCCTTGTATGTCGTGCTCGGGCAGCCTCTGGGTCAGACGCTGCTCATCGTCCTCGCGGCGGGGCTTCTGACCTACGCGTCGTGGCAGATCGTGCGCGCGATCTTCGGGTGGGATCACCACCGCCACGAAGGCTGGGGCGACCGCGCGCTGACCATCGTCCGCGCGCTGGTCTATGCCGGCATCGGCGTGACGGCGATGAAGCTCGGGTTCGGCCTGCGCGCCGGCGAGTCGGGTCCGGAGCCGCTGGTGCGGCAAGCGCTGCAGTGGCCGCTCGGCGAATGGCTGATCGCGATTGCCGGGCTTGGCGTCGGCTGGTACGGGCTGGTGGAAATCCGGGACGCGATCCAGGCGCGGCTCGAGCCGGATCTCGACGCCGGCACGCTGCGCCGCCGCGCCGGCAACTGGGCGCTGCAGGTCGCGCGCGGCGGCATCGGCGCGCGCGGCGTGCTGGTGCTGCTGCTCGGCGTCGGCCTCGTCCGCGCCGCCCTCGAGCGCCGCACGTCCGAAGCGTCCGGCCTGGACCGGTCGCTGGTGATCCTCAACTCCCTGCCGCAGGGCACGGTGCTCCTCGGGCTCGCCGCCGCCGGCGTCTTCGCCTACGGCATCTATCAGTTTCTGCACGCCCGCTACGCCGAGGTGTAG
- a CDS encoding rod shape-determining protein, which yields MNIAAMFSTDIAIDLGTANTCVFAQGRGIVLNEPSIVAFNTVKGEVEAVGQEAHDMLGRTPPNIRAVRPLRDGVIADFDAAERMLVHFVRKAMGRAPWRRPRLVIGVPAEITQVERRAVRDSGFRVKASEVHLVDEPMAAAIGAGLPVMDAAGNMVIDIGGGTTDIAVISMAGTVYGRSLRVAGDAMDEAIITYMRKTFNLHIGERTAQQIKFELGSAMPLDEPLEMDVKGRHVMEGVPRTVTIKDSDVRVALSEPLGQIIRAVRESLERVPPELSADIYDTGVVLTGGGALLRNLDKRLREETGLPVLVAENPLTSVVLGAGKMLGDMALLRKVSSN from the coding sequence ATGAATATCGCCGCCATGTTCTCCACCGACATCGCCATCGACCTCGGCACCGCGAACACCTGCGTGTTCGCCCAGGGGCGCGGCATCGTCCTCAACGAACCCTCCATCGTCGCCTTCAACACCGTGAAGGGCGAGGTCGAAGCGGTCGGGCAGGAGGCGCACGACATGCTCGGGCGGACGCCGCCCAACATCCGGGCGGTCCGGCCGCTGCGCGACGGCGTCATCGCCGACTTCGACGCCGCCGAGCGGATGCTGGTCCACTTCGTCCGCAAGGCCATGGGGCGCGCGCCGTGGCGGCGGCCGCGGCTGGTGATCGGGGTCCCGGCGGAGATCACGCAGGTGGAGCGGCGGGCCGTGCGCGACAGCGGCTTCCGCGTCAAGGCGAGCGAAGTCCACCTGGTGGACGAGCCGATGGCGGCGGCGATCGGCGCCGGCCTGCCGGTGATGGACGCGGCGGGGAACATGGTCATCGACATCGGCGGCGGCACCACCGACATCGCCGTCATCTCGATGGCGGGCACGGTCTACGGACGGTCGCTGCGCGTCGCCGGGGACGCGATGGACGAAGCGATCATCACCTACATGCGCAAGACGTTCAACCTGCACATCGGCGAGCGCACCGCGCAGCAGATCAAGTTCGAGCTGGGCTCGGCGATGCCGCTCGACGAGCCGCTCGAGATGGACGTCAAGGGACGCCACGTCATGGAAGGCGTGCCGCGGACCGTGACGATCAAGGACTCGGACGTGCGCGTCGCGCTGAGCGAGCCGCTCGGCCAGATCATCCGCGCCGTCCGCGAATCGCTCGAGCGCGTTCCGCCCGAGCTCTCCGCCGACATCTACGACACCGGGGTCGTCCTCACCGGCGGCGGCGCGCTGCTGCGCAACCTCGACAAGCGCCTCCGCGAGGAAACCGGCCTGCCGGTCCTCGTCGCCGAGAACCCGCTGACGTCGGTGGTGCTCGGCGCCGGCAAGATGCTCGGCGACATGGCGCTGCTCCGCAAGGTGTCCTCGAACTAG
- a CDS encoding carboxypeptidase regulatory-like domain-containing protein → MRMTASLAIVLLTLASGLTAAQRRGTAPTTGPVTFAINVTDSSGAPVPDVRVTLSGVVTRTTRTERGRTVFENLPSGQYILKFEKPGYISVDRQVTGRGAKPIEVAVTMEREPEPEPAPVEKPAAPPPPPPDLKMAVLDMPAFIEKNYIGRAAGKTTPMGCAPGGSSTLIQMNEPLAQHTHDDADEFIYVIAGQGMAKLSGREEPLGPAVFLMVPRGMPHTVAAGPKKPLVLMSVLAGDKCR, encoded by the coding sequence ATGCGCATGACGGCCTCACTCGCGATCGTCCTCCTGACGCTGGCGTCCGGTCTGACGGCGGCCCAGCGCCGCGGCACGGCGCCGACCACGGGACCGGTAACTTTTGCCATCAATGTCACCGACTCGTCGGGCGCTCCGGTGCCGGACGTGCGGGTCACGCTGAGCGGCGTGGTCACGCGGACCACCCGCACCGAACGCGGGCGCACCGTCTTCGAGAATCTTCCGTCCGGTCAGTACATCCTGAAGTTCGAGAAGCCCGGGTACATCAGCGTCGATCGCCAGGTCACCGGACGCGGCGCCAAGCCGATCGAGGTTGCCGTCACCATGGAGCGGGAGCCGGAGCCCGAGCCGGCGCCGGTCGAGAAGCCGGCGGCTCCGCCGCCTCCGCCGCCCGACCTGAAGATGGCGGTGCTCGACATGCCGGCCTTCATCGAGAAGAACTACATCGGCCGCGCCGCCGGCAAGACCACGCCGATGGGCTGCGCGCCCGGCGGATCGAGCACCCTGATTCAGATGAACGAGCCGCTCGCGCAGCACACGCACGACGATGCGGACGAGTTCATCTACGTGATTGCCGGGCAGGGGATGGCGAAGCTGTCGGGGCGCGAGGAACCGCTCGGGCCCGCGGTCTTCCTGATGGTGCCGCGCGGCATGCCGCACACGGTCGCCGCTGGACCCAAGAAGCCGCTCGTGCTCATGTCGGTGCTCGCCGGCGACAAGTGCCGCTGA
- a CDS encoding PhoPQ-activated pathogenicity-related family protein, with protein MTRTLPALLALALLGAGAPARQPAASHVRAAQTALDRYVAAPDPSYAWSVSKTLPAPEGTTATLIDLTSQRWLDAEIEQPLWKHWLVVVTPAKVTSDMALLFVGGGRNDRNPPAAPAPWQAEIARDTGTVVAELRMVPNQPIVFKNDPAKKPRTEDDFIAYTWNQFLRTGDDRWPARLPMTKSAVRAMDTVTAFAASPAGGGHPVARFVVSGASKRGWTSWAAAAVDTRVAALAPAVIDVLNVEPSFEHHYRAYGRYSDAVDDYVEQGIMDWLGTPQFRALMKIEEPYEYRDRLTMPKLLLNSAGDQFFLPDSSQFYFDKLRGENHLRYVPNTDHSLSKSDALETLAAFYGSMVKGTPRPEFSWTFEKDGAIKVVSKTRPDAVTMWEAANPDARDFRLETIGAVYRSTALTPSGPNTWVARVPKPARGWTAFFVELTFASGGRYPLKFTTAVRVLPDTLPFAAPVPKRPGSGR; from the coding sequence GTGACCCGTACACTTCCCGCGCTCCTCGCTCTTGCCCTGCTCGGGGCCGGCGCGCCCGCACGCCAGCCCGCGGCCAGCCACGTCCGGGCGGCGCAGACCGCCCTCGATCGCTACGTCGCCGCGCCCGATCCGAGCTACGCCTGGTCGGTGTCGAAGACGCTCCCCGCCCCCGAGGGGACGACCGCCACGCTGATCGATCTCACCTCGCAGCGGTGGCTCGACGCGGAGATCGAGCAGCCCCTGTGGAAGCACTGGCTGGTCGTCGTCACGCCGGCGAAGGTGACGAGCGACATGGCGCTGCTGTTCGTCGGCGGCGGGCGCAACGATCGCAATCCGCCGGCGGCGCCGGCCCCCTGGCAGGCCGAGATCGCGCGCGACACCGGGACGGTCGTCGCGGAACTGCGGATGGTGCCGAATCAGCCGATCGTCTTCAAGAACGATCCGGCGAAGAAGCCGCGCACCGAGGACGACTTCATCGCCTATACCTGGAACCAGTTCCTGCGCACCGGCGACGATCGCTGGCCGGCGCGGCTGCCGATGACCAAGAGCGCCGTCCGCGCCATGGACACCGTGACGGCGTTCGCCGCATCCCCCGCCGGCGGCGGTCACCCGGTCGCGCGGTTCGTCGTCTCGGGCGCCTCGAAGCGCGGCTGGACGTCGTGGGCCGCCGCGGCGGTCGACACGCGGGTCGCCGCGCTCGCGCCCGCGGTGATCGACGTGCTCAACGTCGAACCCTCGTTCGAGCACCACTATCGCGCCTACGGCCGCTACTCCGACGCGGTGGACGACTACGTCGAGCAGGGGATCATGGACTGGCTCGGCACGCCGCAGTTCCGCGCGCTGATGAAGATCGAGGAGCCGTACGAGTACCGCGATCGCTTGACGATGCCGAAGCTGCTGCTGAATTCGGCGGGCGATCAGTTCTTCCTGCCGGACTCGTCGCAGTTCTACTTCGACAAGCTCCGCGGCGAGAACCACCTGCGCTACGTGCCCAACACCGATCACTCGCTCAGCAAGTCGGATGCGCTCGAGACGCTGGCGGCGTTCTACGGATCGATGGTGAAAGGCACGCCGCGCCCCGAGTTCAGCTGGACCTTCGAGAAGGACGGCGCGATCAAAGTGGTGTCGAAAACGCGGCCGGACGCGGTGACGATGTGGGAGGCGGCCAATCCGGATGCGCGCGATTTCCGCCTGGAGACGATCGGCGCGGTTTACCGGTCGACGGCATTGACGCCGTCGGGGCCCAACACGTGGGTCGCACGCGTGCCGAAGCCTGCCAGGGGCTGGACGGCGTTCTTCGTGGAGTTGACCTTCGCGTCGGGCGGCCGGTATCCGCTGAAGTTCACGACCGCGGTTCGAGTCCTGCCCGACACGCTGCCGTTCGCGGCCCCGGTGCCTAAGCGGCCGGGGTCTGGTCGGTAG
- a CDS encoding DUF4342 domain-containing protein — protein MAQTCWESIKAEGNGVLDKLKDLVHQGNIRRVRVRQGERTIAEFPLTAGVVGAVLAPMLAAIGALVALAKDCTIEVQREETSLVATDQTPAA, from the coding sequence ATGGCACAGACCTGCTGGGAATCCATCAAAGCCGAGGGCAATGGGGTCCTGGACAAGCTGAAAGACCTCGTCCACCAGGGGAACATCCGCCGCGTGCGCGTCCGCCAGGGGGAGCGCACCATCGCCGAGTTCCCGCTGACCGCGGGCGTGGTCGGCGCCGTCCTGGCGCCGATGCTCGCCGCCATCGGCGCGCTCGTCGCGCTGGCGAAGGACTGCACCATCGAGGTGCAGCGCGAAGAGACGTCCCTGGTCGCTACCGACCAGACCCCGGCCGCTTAG